The following are encoded together in the Tripterygium wilfordii isolate XIE 37 chromosome 18, ASM1340144v1, whole genome shotgun sequence genome:
- the LOC119984868 gene encoding probable WRKY transcription factor 30, translating to MEDAIITLRKQKSEIISELWHGKEVTEQLIRTYDHHLHESETHQFLASKILSSFEKTLAMLSGGFMVGYPTQPTTTSLLDQDCMEQCSKKRKSSSLRWSEQVWVCPGRVERPPVAVDGHSWRKYGQKQILGSKFPRGYYRCTHRDSQGCLATKQLQQSDNDPAIFLVNYRGTHTCSHLEPIMISVEEPRDRKSDHHQQQEEIERGKVFEEIDYYKLLKNTGEDLEDIFPSFNFLESDYVTVSRMNNLEGGQSFQSDLNQIISTPADFVTNPSIGDLDFSNIDAYFCK from the exons ATGGAAGATGCCATAATTACATTGAGGAAGCAGAAGAGCGAAATTATTAGTGAATTATGGCATGGAAAGGAAGTGACAGAGCAGCTAATTAGAACATATGACCATCATCTTCATGAGAGTGAAACACATCAATTCTTGGCTTCCAAGATACTCTCTTCCTTTGAAAAAACACTTGCTATGCTCAGTGGTGGTTTTATGGTAGGCTACCCTACTCAACCCACAACAACTAGCTTGCTTGATCAAGATTGTATGGAACAATGTAGCAAGAAAAG AAAGAGTAGCTCACTGCGATGGAGCGAGCAAGTGTGGGTGTGTCCAGGGAGGGTTGAAAGGCCTCCTGTTGCTGTGGATGGTCATAGCTGGAGGAAGTATGGACAGAAACAAATCCTCGGATCCAAGTTTCCAAG GGGATATTATAGATGCACACATCGTGACTCGCAAGGCTGTTTAGCCACAAAGCAACTCCAGCAATCGGATAATGATCCAGCCATCTTTCTGGTCAACTATCGAGGAACACATACATGCAGTCACTTGGAACCAATAATGATCAGTGTTGAAGAGCCGAGAGATCGTAAATCTGATCATCATCAGCAACAAGAAGAAATCGAGAGAGGCAAAGTATTCGAGGAGATTGATTATTATAAACTACTGAAGAATACTGGTGAGGATTTGGAAGACATTTTCCCATCATTTAACTTCTTGGAGTCCGACTATGTTACGGTGTCACGCATGAACAATTTGGAAGGAGGTCAATCGTTCCAATCTGATCTCAATCAGATTATTTCCACCCCCGCAGATTTTGTCACAAATCCATCCATCGGAGACTTGGATTTCTCCAATATTGATGCCTATTTTTGCAAATGA